Proteins from a genomic interval of Nostoc sp. TCL240-02:
- a CDS encoding cysteine desulfurase-like protein, with protein sequence MLLNLDKVRQYFPALAGEWTFFDNAGGSQTLKKVVDRISEFLLSSDVQLGASYAVSQLAGERLALATRGMATLINANSSKEVVMGPSTTMMLKVLSICLGQTFTSGDEIIVTNCDHEANIGAWMALEKQGIKVKVWQIRPDTLELHLADLEQLMSQRTKLVTLTHASNVLGTINPIKEIATFVHDRNAMICVDGVAYAPHRLVDVQDLDVDFYALSCYKVYGPHHALLYGKEEHLLRLPGLNHYFIQQTDIPYKFQLGNVNFELSYGMLGLCDYLSELAQLHYGDKTAPDLRSQMVQAFDLISIHEEEISDRLLSYLNSKPNVRVIGQPKADRQFRVPTISFVVDGMNSSTIPAKIDQHHIGIRYGDFYAKRLIEYLGLASQGGIVRVSMVHYNTLEEVNSLIEAFEQLF encoded by the coding sequence ATGCTTTTGAATCTTGATAAAGTTCGTCAATATTTTCCTGCACTAGCTGGTGAATGGACTTTTTTTGATAATGCTGGCGGTTCACAAACTCTAAAAAAAGTAGTAGATAGAATTAGCGAATTTCTCCTGAGTTCCGATGTCCAGTTGGGAGCTTCCTATGCGGTTTCTCAACTTGCGGGAGAAAGACTAGCTTTAGCGACTAGGGGAATGGCTACTTTGATTAATGCCAATTCTTCTAAAGAAGTAGTGATGGGTCCATCTACGACAATGATGTTGAAAGTTCTCTCAATTTGTCTGGGTCAAACCTTTACATCTGGTGATGAGATTATTGTTACTAATTGTGACCATGAAGCCAATATTGGTGCTTGGATGGCTTTGGAAAAACAAGGAATTAAGGTTAAAGTATGGCAAATTCGCCCAGATACCTTAGAACTTCATTTAGCAGATTTAGAACAATTGATGAGTCAGCGCACTAAATTAGTAACTTTGACTCATGCTTCTAATGTTCTGGGAACTATTAACCCAATCAAAGAAATTGCTACATTTGTACACGATCGCAATGCGATGATTTGTGTAGATGGTGTAGCTTATGCACCCCATAGATTAGTTGATGTGCAAGATTTGGATGTTGATTTTTATGCTTTGAGTTGTTATAAAGTCTATGGGCCACACCATGCTTTACTTTATGGGAAAGAAGAACATTTATTAAGATTGCCCGGACTTAATCATTATTTTATTCAACAGACAGATATACCTTATAAATTTCAGTTAGGGAATGTCAATTTTGAATTAAGTTATGGAATGTTAGGCTTATGTGATTATTTAAGTGAATTAGCACAACTGCACTACGGTGATAAAACTGCACCTGATTTGAGAAGTCAGATGGTGCAAGCATTTGATTTAATTAGCATACATGAAGAAGAAATTAGCGATCGCCTCCTAAGCTATCTCAACAGCAAGCCTAATGTCCGAGTAATTGGCCAACCAAAGGCTGACCGTCAATTCCGTGTACCGACTATATCTTTTGTAGTAGATGGAATGAATAGCTCAACCATTCCGGCAAAAATTGACCAACATCATATTGGGATTCGCTACGGAGACTTTTATGCTAAACGGCTTATTGAATACTTGGGGTTAGCCTCACAAGGCGGAATAGTCCGGGTGAGTATGGTACATTACAACACCCTTGAGGAAGTTAACAGCTTGATTGAAGCTTTTGAGCAGTTATTTTAA
- a CDS encoding PAS domain S-box protein, translating to MRFNDRLINIPSLTNVINRSPLTIGIDSLVVEAIALMSQEIASNYAPIDLNSLDLGFRTQPLTSCIFVLEAGRLLGIFTEKDVIKLIASGVDLSTLTMAEVMTQPVVTLKQSDSNDIFIALSLLRQHQTDYLPVLDDRGQLLGIITQTSLLQAFDLVKMVGVVDGLQEYLQKPTDEFRRVNQPIEIEQVRSQTQNHLKVWVEAQSAEIVQVNQELQLALEELQVVQEELREQNEELSVARELVELERQRYQDLFEFAPDGYLVTDVAGMIQEANRAAATMLAVRQKYLRNKPLILFIAHQDHQAFNAQLNNSQQLQEWEICLKPRGGKAFPARMRVAAMYDSEGDLVGWRWLLCDISERQQAKEALRQAYEKLEQRVVERTAELVMSNVLLQQEISDRQRAEFALRQSENLYRQLVESQIDILIRIDLQGQITFANMAACQTFGWKQDEFHGQSFWQFFHPDDLPQVMENITALGSSSQPLINSERLIFTVKGIRWFQWNAIAIHNDKGEVVEIQGVGRDITEQQAALHQRQLAEAALHQSEEKFRTFAENTHAVIWIASPGSFQTLYVSPAYEKIWGRSCQSLLEKPESWIDNVHPDDRQLTTKAAKQQLSGEPALAEYRILRPDGSVRWIWDRSFTVYDDQREVQFYGGIAEDITERKLAEESLRQSEARLNLATEAAQMGIWDRNMIANTAIWSANMGPLYGLPVNTLCPTVEEYFNLIHPEDRESVASNIARMIKEGNGSIEYRVVWPDGSLHWLNCKGQTYYNEIGQPIRMIGTNRDVTERKLAEQKILEQAALLDIATDAILVRDFQSQILFWNKGAERMYGWLSTEVIGKDLREILYPAGTQHQLKVPLKSVIESGSWQGELSKVTKSGKEIVIESRWTLMRDPEGKPKSILSVDTDITEKKLLEEQFFRAQRLESIGILAGGIAHDLNNILTPILAAAQLIQGKFFQDQERSGQLLALVENNAQRGAALVKQVLSFARGFKGERIIIQVKYLISEIIQIVKETFPKSIELSTIIPEDIWAIAGDITQLHQVLMNLVVNARDALPDGGKITISVENKFIDEAYTRMNLDAQVGHYVVISVADNGVGIPPEILDRIFEPFFTTKEVNTGTGLGLSTVLGIIKSHAGFIKVSTNVGKGSKFDLFLPAVEVIQAFKIEDLDVVPGEGELILVVDDEAQIREIAAIILENYNYRILAASNGIEAIALYAQYKHQINAVLMDIMMPEMDGITTIRTLQKMNNQVKIIACSGLNSMEIFAQASDANVKAVLSKPYTARELLKSLHNLFRGNAEL from the coding sequence ATGCGATTCAACGATCGTCTGATTAACATACCTAGCTTAACTAATGTTATTAATCGTTCTCCCTTAACGATTGGCATTGATAGTTTGGTAGTCGAAGCTATTGCCTTAATGAGTCAAGAAATAGCTAGCAATTATGCACCTATTGATTTAAATTCATTAGATTTAGGCTTTAGAACTCAACCACTAACTAGTTGTATCTTCGTTTTAGAGGCAGGAAGATTATTAGGTATTTTTACAGAAAAAGATGTAATCAAACTTATAGCTTCTGGAGTAGATTTATCCACGCTGACAATGGCTGAAGTGATGACGCAGCCAGTAGTTACCCTTAAACAATCAGATTCTAATGATATTTTCATTGCCTTATCATTATTGCGTCAACATCAGACTGACTATTTGCCCGTTTTGGACGATCGCGGGCAATTACTAGGAATCATTACCCAGACTAGCCTGCTACAAGCATTTGACTTGGTAAAAATGGTTGGGGTTGTTGATGGATTGCAAGAATATTTACAAAAACCTACAGATGAATTCAGGCGGGTTAATCAGCCAATTGAGATAGAGCAAGTCCGCAGCCAAACTCAAAATCACTTAAAAGTATGGGTTGAGGCACAATCGGCTGAAATCGTGCAAGTTAATCAGGAACTTCAGCTAGCTCTCGAAGAACTCCAAGTAGTGCAAGAAGAACTACGCGAACAAAACGAAGAGTTGTCTGTTGCCCGTGAGCTAGTAGAATTGGAGCGCCAACGTTACCAGGATTTGTTTGAATTTGCTCCAGATGGTTATTTGGTAACTGATGTAGCAGGGATGATCCAAGAGGCTAATCGAGCGGCAGCAACCATGCTGGCTGTCCGGCAAAAATATTTACGAAACAAACCATTAATTTTATTTATTGCTCATCAAGACCATCAGGCTTTTAACGCCCAACTAAATAATTCGCAGCAGTTACAGGAGTGGGAAATTTGCCTAAAACCACGGGGAGGTAAAGCTTTTCCGGCTAGAATGAGAGTCGCTGCCATGTATGATTCAGAAGGGGATCTTGTTGGCTGGCGCTGGTTACTTTGCGATATTAGCGAACGTCAACAGGCAAAGGAAGCACTGCGCCAAGCTTACGAAAAGTTAGAACAACGAGTGGTGGAACGGACAGCAGAACTTGTGATGTCCAACGTCTTGTTGCAACAAGAAATTAGCGATCGCCAACGCGCAGAATTTGCATTACGGCAAAGCGAAAACCTCTATCGCCAACTGGTGGAAAGTCAAATTGACATACTTATCCGCATTGATTTGCAGGGGCAGATTACCTTCGCTAACATGGCTGCCTGTCAAACCTTCGGCTGGAAACAAGATGAGTTTCATGGTCAGTCATTTTGGCAATTTTTTCACCCAGATGACTTGCCTCAAGTGATGGAGAATATCACAGCTTTAGGATCTTCATCCCAACCCTTGATTAATTCTGAGCGACTGATATTTACAGTTAAAGGTATTCGTTGGTTTCAATGGAATGCGATCGCAATTCATAATGACAAAGGGGAAGTTGTTGAAATCCAAGGGGTAGGCAGAGATATTACTGAACAGCAAGCCGCGTTACATCAACGCCAACTTGCCGAAGCCGCACTACACCAAAGCGAGGAAAAATTTCGCACTTTTGCTGAAAATACCCACGCAGTCATCTGGATTGCTAGTCCAGGTTCATTCCAAACCTTGTACGTTAGTCCTGCCTATGAAAAAATTTGGGGTCGCTCTTGCCAAAGTCTATTAGAGAAACCTGAGTCCTGGATAGACAACGTTCATCCAGACGATCGCCAGCTAACCACCAAAGCAGCAAAGCAACAACTTAGTGGTGAGCCAGCTTTAGCAGAATACCGAATTTTGCGACCTGATGGATCGGTGCGCTGGATTTGGGATCGGAGCTTTACTGTTTATGATGACCAAAGAGAAGTTCAGTTTTATGGTGGCATCGCCGAAGATATCACCGAGCGTAAATTGGCCGAAGAGTCATTGCGACAAAGCGAAGCGCGATTGAATTTAGCTACCGAAGCTGCCCAAATGGGCATCTGGGATCGGAACATGATCGCTAATACTGCAATTTGGTCTGCCAATATGGGGCCACTTTATGGTCTGCCGGTCAACACCCTATGTCCAACCGTTGAAGAATATTTCAATTTAATCCATCCAGAAGATCGCGAATCTGTGGCTTCAAATATAGCTCGGATGATTAAGGAAGGAAATGGATCTATAGAGTATCGCGTTGTCTGGCCCGACGGCAGCCTACACTGGTTAAACTGCAAAGGTCAAACTTACTATAACGAAATTGGTCAGCCGATTCGGATGATCGGCACAAATAGGGATGTCACTGAGCGCAAGCTGGCGGAACAAAAAATTTTAGAACAAGCTGCTCTACTTGATATCGCTACCGATGCCATATTAGTTAGAGATTTCCAATCTCAAATATTATTTTGGAATAAAGGTGCAGAGCGGATGTATGGTTGGCTCTCTACAGAGGTTATAGGAAAAGACCTCCGGGAAATTTTGTACCCAGCAGGAACTCAGCACCAACTGAAAGTACCGCTAAAAAGCGTAATTGAGAGTGGCTCGTGGCAAGGTGAATTATCTAAAGTGACAAAATCCGGTAAAGAAATTGTTATAGAAAGCCGATGGACATTGATGCGCGATCCTGAAGGAAAACCTAAATCTATCCTGAGTGTTGACACTGACATCACCGAAAAGAAACTACTTGAAGAACAATTTTTTCGCGCCCAGCGATTGGAAAGTATTGGTATCCTTGCGGGTGGTATTGCCCACGATTTAAACAATATATTGACACCAATTTTGGCAGCAGCCCAATTGATACAAGGAAAATTTTTCCAAGACCAAGAGCGGTCTGGACAACTGCTAGCACTTGTAGAAAACAACGCCCAACGTGGAGCAGCTTTAGTGAAGCAAGTCTTGTCATTTGCGCGAGGATTTAAAGGAGAGCGGATAATTATCCAAGTTAAGTATCTGATTTCAGAAATTATCCAAATCGTTAAAGAAACATTTCCCAAATCTATTGAATTGTCTACGATTATCCCAGAAGATATTTGGGCGATCGCTGGGGACATCACACAGCTGCATCAAGTGTTGATGAATCTAGTAGTAAATGCCCGCGATGCTTTACCAGATGGTGGCAAGATCACAATTTCTGTAGAAAATAAGTTTATTGATGAAGCTTACACCAGAATGAATCTCGATGCCCAAGTTGGGCATTATGTTGTGATAAGCGTTGCCGATAACGGAGTTGGGATACCGCCAGAAATATTAGATAGAATTTTTGAGCCATTTTTCACTACAAAAGAAGTCAACACAGGTACAGGACTCGGACTTTCAACAGTGTTAGGCATCATTAAAAGTCATGCCGGTTTTATCAAAGTGTCTACCAATGTTGGTAAAGGCAGCAAATTTGACCTATTTTTACCAGCAGTGGAAGTAATCCAAGCTTTCAAGATAGAAGACCTGGATGTCGTTCCAGGAGAGGGAGAATTGATTTTAGTTGTAGATGATGAAGCACAAATTCGGGAGATTGCTGCAATCATTTTAGAAAACTATAACTATAGGATACTAGCTGCCAGCAATGGCATAGAAGCGATCGCACTCTATGCCCAATACAAGCATCAAATCAATGCCGTGTTGATGGATATAATGATGCCGGAGATGGACGGAATCACCACTATTCGTACCCTGCAAAAAATGAACAACCAGGTTAAAATTATTGCCTGTAGCGGACTGAACTCGATGGAAATCTTTGCTCAAGCTTCTGATGCTAATGTGAAAGCAGTTTTATCAAAACCCTATACGGCCAGAGAATTATTGAAAAGTTTACACAACTTATTTAGAGGAAATGCTGAGTTATGA
- the glp gene encoding gephyrin-like molybdotransferase Glp codes for MVSVSDAQAIILNLVQPLDLQRDTEVVDLLAADSRILATPVTSPLDFPHWDNSAMDGYAVRYEDVQHSSAEQPAVLEIVEDIPAGYQPKSRIQSGEAARIFTGAVIPADADTVVMQERTRREENRVFILVAPQPQEFVRHKASFYKAGTQLLPAGIKLNASEIAVLAAAQCPQLSVYRRPRVAIFSTGDELVTVNQPLQSGQIVDSNQYALAALVKESGAEPLLLGIVKDDPVVLEKVIAHAVAIADMVLSSGGVSVGDYDYVDKILQSLSAKIHIRSVEMRPGKPLTVATFPSRDAIYRVSTKSRSATLTASPLYFGLPGNPAAVLVTFWRFVLPAIKKLSGITEGWEPVFLKVRSHDELRSDGKRETYLWGKLHLINGVYEFHKAGGSHSSGNLINLAQTNALGILPVGKTLIYPQEEVQVLQLSNS; via the coding sequence ATGGTATCAGTCAGCGATGCACAAGCAATTATTTTAAATTTAGTACAACCGTTGGATCTTCAACGGGATACAGAAGTTGTAGATTTATTGGCAGCCGATAGCCGGATTTTGGCAACACCTGTCACCAGTCCGCTAGATTTTCCCCATTGGGATAATTCGGCAATGGATGGTTACGCAGTTCGCTACGAAGATGTGCAGCACTCTAGCGCGGAACAACCAGCCGTTTTAGAAATTGTTGAAGATATTCCGGCTGGGTATCAGCCTAAGTCTAGGATTCAATCAGGAGAAGCCGCGCGGATTTTCACAGGTGCGGTGATTCCAGCCGATGCGGATACTGTAGTCATGCAAGAGAGGACACGCCGCGAGGAAAATCGCGTATTTATCCTGGTTGCGCCACAACCGCAAGAATTTGTCAGACACAAAGCATCTTTTTATAAAGCTGGAACACAACTATTACCAGCCGGAATTAAGTTAAATGCCTCAGAAATAGCTGTATTGGCGGCAGCACAATGTCCGCAATTAAGTGTTTACCGCCGTCCGCGTGTGGCAATTTTTTCGACTGGTGATGAATTAGTGACTGTTAATCAACCGTTGCAATCAGGGCAAATTGTGGATTCTAATCAGTATGCGCTGGCAGCTTTGGTAAAAGAGAGTGGCGCAGAACCATTACTGTTAGGCATTGTGAAGGATGATCCAGTTGTTCTGGAGAAAGTTATTGCCCATGCCGTTGCGATCGCTGATATGGTTCTCTCTTCTGGTGGTGTCTCAGTGGGAGATTATGACTATGTTGATAAAATTTTACAGTCTCTCAGTGCAAAAATCCACATTCGATCTGTGGAAATGAGACCAGGGAAACCTCTCACCGTCGCCACTTTCCCCAGTAGAGACGCGATTTATCGCGTCTCTACAAAATCCCGTTCGGCTACGCTCACGGCAAGCCCACTTTATTTTGGTTTACCAGGAAATCCTGCGGCTGTGTTGGTGACATTTTGGCGCTTTGTGCTACCAGCAATCAAGAAACTTTCGGGAATTACTGAAGGTTGGGAGCCAGTGTTTTTGAAAGTGCGATCGCATGATGAATTGCGATCTGATGGCAAGCGGGAAACTTACCTTTGGGGTAAATTGCATTTAATTAATGGTGTTTATGAATTTCACAAAGCTGGTGGTAGTCACAGTTCTGGAAATTTAATTAATTTGGCTCAAACTAATGCTTTAGGCATTCTTCCAGTGGGTAAAACATTAATTTACCCACAAGAAGAGGTGCAAGTTTTGCAGCTTAGTAATAGTTAA
- a CDS encoding PEP-CTERM sorting domain-containing protein, producing MKHLFTKKAIRMVATTALVLAIAITTHDLADAAEFNFNWKGDTGYSAKGSFNYDTTTAPSVISETGLGATKNLQSLSISFFDPFSTLINSFTPVLSGVSNYSFLRFNFDNTTQQIFGPFDIGKDDELPGDTWLNNNLALIDEGFSDEVLAKEFGFNNRDAVGTKQILDLSNNSVQVYQVPEGSIIIGLLAVCSLGLTAHRNLSRTNQE from the coding sequence ATGAAACATCTGTTTACTAAAAAAGCTATTAGGATGGTGGCGACTACTGCTTTAGTGTTAGCGATCGCTATAACCACTCACGATCTAGCTGATGCTGCTGAGTTCAACTTTAACTGGAAGGGAGACACTGGTTATTCAGCTAAAGGTTCATTTAACTACGATACAACAACCGCTCCCAGCGTTATTTCTGAAACAGGTTTGGGAGCCACGAAGAATTTGCAGTCTCTCTCAATTTCCTTCTTCGATCCATTTAGTACTCTCATAAATAGTTTCACTCCAGTACTTAGTGGTGTATCTAATTACAGTTTTTTGAGATTTAACTTTGATAACACTACTCAGCAAATCTTTGGCCCCTTTGATATTGGTAAAGATGATGAACTTCCTGGCGACACCTGGCTTAATAATAATCTCGCACTCATAGATGAAGGTTTTAGCGATGAGGTTCTAGCTAAAGAATTTGGTTTTAACAATAGAGATGCAGTAGGGACAAAGCAAATACTAGATTTGAGTAACAATTCCGTTCAGGTATACCAAGTCCCCGAAGGAAGCATAATTATAGGTTTACTAGCAGTCTGTAGTTTGGGATTGACTGCTCATAGAAATCTTTCCAGAACTAACCAAGAGTAG
- a CDS encoding type II toxin-antitoxin system ParD family antitoxin yields the protein MNISLTPELEQLVKNKVNSGKYHSVSEVMGEALRLLEERDSIRDQRLAELKAKIQVGIEELERGEGIDGEEVFAELEEDIRRAEAQMQQIEVRK from the coding sequence GTGAATATATCTTTGACCCCAGAACTAGAACAGTTGGTTAAGAATAAGGTTAATAGTGGGAAATACCACTCAGTTAGTGAGGTGATGGGTGAAGCATTGAGATTGTTAGAAGAACGCGATAGCATTCGAGATCAACGTCTAGCAGAATTGAAAGCTAAAATCCAAGTTGGTATTGAAGAACTTGAACGTGGTGAAGGAATTGATGGTGAAGAAGTATTTGCTGAACTTGAAGAAGATATCCGACGTGCTGAAGCGCAAATGCAGCAAATAGAGGTTAGGAAATAA
- a CDS encoding RDD family protein, translating into MTIERLPQKHYPKAEIGRRGMALGLDFLGVWLVSSLLGGGDIGIQFVEILVFVILWLILRVLVPYNNQGQSLGRWAFDLKVLEVEDGEVMGRVPDLLSLVKREAIVGLGALLVSIALSNIRANPTAILLVLPLAIDCGTAFSDTQMRQALHDRYCGTFIVSSRRGYSLDIKVKRLVENMRRNVRR; encoded by the coding sequence ATGACTATCGAACGACTTCCCCAAAAACACTATCCCAAGGCTGAAATTGGGCGGCGAGGTATGGCATTAGGACTTGATTTCCTTGGTGTCTGGTTAGTCAGTTCTCTACTGGGAGGCGGCGATATCGGTATTCAATTTGTTGAAATCCTAGTTTTTGTAATACTTTGGCTGATTTTGCGGGTGCTAGTGCCATACAACAATCAAGGGCAAAGTTTAGGACGTTGGGCGTTCGACTTAAAGGTGTTGGAAGTCGAAGATGGTGAAGTAATGGGCAGAGTTCCAGATTTGCTCTCGCTGGTGAAACGAGAGGCGATCGTTGGTTTAGGTGCGCTTTTAGTGTCAATTGCCCTGAGCAATATTAGAGCCAATCCCACTGCTATACTGCTAGTACTTCCCCTAGCAATTGATTGTGGGACTGCCTTCTCTGATACCCAGATGCGGCAGGCTTTACACGATCGCTATTGTGGAACTTTCATTGTTTCGTCGCGTCGTGGCTACTCACTTGATATAAAAGTTAAAAGATTAGTTGAAAATATGCGGCGGAATGTGAGAAGATAG
- a CDS encoding DUF4327 family protein produces MNTTVKYDIEVIKEEALKLVKKRLVNRQQQIYTLCKYIPHRDWVNFELELEKNEFLLRDRIIDLLNHESWEDDTGCI; encoded by the coding sequence ATGAACACTACGGTTAAATACGACATCGAAGTTATCAAGGAAGAAGCACTTAAACTTGTTAAAAAGAGACTTGTTAACCGTCAGCAGCAGATTTATACCCTATGTAAATATATTCCTCATCGTGACTGGGTTAATTTTGAACTTGAGTTAGAAAAAAACGAATTTCTACTCAGAGATAGAATTATCGACCTACTCAATCATGAATCTTGGGAAGATGATACAGGTTGCATCTAG
- the rpmG gene encoding 50S ribosomal protein L33: MAKSKGARIIVTLECTECRTNSDKRSAGVSRYTSTKNRRNTTNRLELKKFCTHCNKHTVHKEIK; encoded by the coding sequence ATGGCTAAGAGTAAAGGTGCCCGCATTATTGTGACACTAGAGTGTACTGAGTGTCGGACAAATTCAGATAAGCGTTCGGCTGGTGTCTCACGTTATACCAGTACCAAGAATCGCCGCAACACCACTAACAGGCTAGAACTGAAAAAGTTCTGCACCCACTGCAACAAACATACCGTTCACAAGGAAATTAAGTAG
- the rpsR gene encoding 30S ribosomal protein S18: protein MSYFRRRLSPIKPGEPIDYKDVDLLRKFVTERGKILPRRITGLTSQQQRELTLAIKRSRIVALLPFINAEG, encoded by the coding sequence ATGAGTTATTTCCGTCGTCGTCTTTCTCCAATCAAGCCAGGAGAACCAATCGATTATAAAGATGTTGATTTATTGCGTAAGTTTGTCACCGAGCGGGGTAAAATACTGCCACGGCGGATTACTGGGCTTACGTCTCAGCAACAGCGAGAGTTGACATTAGCAATTAAACGTTCGCGGATTGTGGCTTTGTTGCCATTTATCAATGCAGAAGGTTAG
- a CDS encoding ribonuclease catalytic domain-containing protein, with protein MEKGTLVEFRVQGDRRLGIVERPDGKTRWFVVDERGQSHSLAPRQITYTVTGQTYKPSEIASFLGQVNPYLDASSLEVAWEILVEDGETITPDLMANLLFSESAAPHCYAAYCLLSDDKLYFKQKGDAYEPRTAAQVAERKHQMEVEALKAKGQQEFLTRVEQALKGEAVEWQRHDRQRLEGLEKYAALLADTVRTGVNYDSLARAYPPSAPVLETMTMLGRPTTPQGAFQLLVDLGCWSPYENLFLRRSSIPIQFPNKVLEVAQQRLDFPPIDSDTNRLDLTHLKVYTIDDETTTEIDDGLSWEILPDGRERLWVHIADPTRWLVPEDELDLEARKRGSTVYLPTGMIPMFPEVLATGPMSLIQGRVCCALSFGIVLGTTGGVEDYSIHTSSIKPTYRLTYEDVDEMLQLRVQAEPEIAAIASWAQKRKAWRYAQGAISITMPEAMIKVKGDEINIDILDDSPSRQVVAEMMIVAGEVAARYGKAHNIPLPFRGQPQPELPPEEELLLLPAGFVRACAMRRCMPKSEMSITPLRHAGLGLDTYTQATSPIRRYSDLLTHFQLKAHLRGEVLPFSADQLKEVMMNVTSITQEVTMVERQTNRYYALEYLRRHPEETWDVTVLMWLREDSNLALILIEDLGLQLPMVFKRSVNLGEQIVVKVSHADPQKDMIQFQEIIYQEAQTAAN; from the coding sequence GTGGAGAAGGGCACGCTAGTTGAATTTAGGGTTCAAGGCGATCGCCGTCTGGGGATCGTAGAACGTCCAGACGGTAAAACCCGCTGGTTTGTGGTAGACGAACGTGGTCAATCCCACAGCCTCGCGCCTAGACAAATAACTTATACAGTTACCGGACAAACTTACAAGCCCTCTGAGATCGCGAGCTTTTTAGGGCAAGTCAACCCTTATTTAGATGCATCTAGCTTAGAGGTAGCTTGGGAAATATTGGTTGAAGATGGGGAAACAATTACCCCAGACCTGATGGCGAATCTCTTATTTTCGGAATCAGCCGCGCCTCATTGTTACGCCGCCTATTGCTTGTTATCAGACGACAAACTTTATTTCAAGCAAAAAGGAGACGCTTACGAGCCGCGAACTGCTGCTCAAGTGGCAGAACGTAAGCACCAGATGGAAGTAGAGGCATTAAAAGCTAAAGGACAGCAGGAATTTTTAACTCGTGTAGAACAGGCGCTCAAAGGTGAAGCAGTAGAATGGCAGCGCCACGATCGCCAGCGTCTAGAAGGACTAGAAAAATACGCAGCGTTGCTTGCGGATACAGTGCGGACGGGAGTTAATTATGATTCATTAGCTCGCGCTTATCCGCCAAGCGCTCCAGTATTAGAAACTATGACTATGCTGGGACGGCCCACAACGCCCCAAGGGGCTTTTCAACTATTAGTAGATTTGGGTTGCTGGAGTCCTTATGAAAACTTGTTCCTGCGTCGTTCTTCAATTCCGATTCAATTTCCTAATAAGGTGTTAGAAGTGGCGCAACAGCGTTTGGATTTCCCGCCGATTGACTCAGATACAAACCGCCTTGATCTGACTCACCTGAAGGTCTACACCATAGATGATGAAACTACCACAGAGATCGACGATGGTCTAAGTTGGGAAATTCTACCCGATGGACGGGAGCGCCTGTGGGTACATATCGCCGATCCCACCAGATGGTTAGTACCGGAAGATGAATTAGATTTGGAAGCCAGAAAGCGGGGCAGCACAGTCTATTTACCTACGGGGATGATTCCGATGTTCCCAGAAGTATTGGCAACTGGGCCAATGAGTCTGATCCAGGGACGGGTTTGTTGCGCCCTCAGTTTCGGAATTGTTTTAGGTACAACTGGGGGAGTAGAAGATTACAGCATTCATACCAGTTCCATTAAGCCGACTTATCGCCTCACCTACGAAGATGTAGATGAAATGCTGCAATTAAGGGTACAGGCAGAACCAGAAATTGCTGCGATCGCAAGTTGGGCACAGAAGCGCAAAGCTTGGCGTTACGCTCAAGGGGCAATTAGCATCACAATGCCCGAAGCGATGATCAAAGTCAAAGGTGACGAGATCAACATTGATATTTTGGACGATTCCCCATCACGGCAAGTAGTCGCAGAAATGATGATTGTTGCTGGTGAAGTTGCGGCTCGTTATGGTAAAGCTCATAACATACCTTTACCCTTTCGCGGTCAACCCCAACCCGAATTACCCCCAGAAGAAGAATTACTGCTACTTCCAGCTGGATTCGTTCGCGCTTGCGCCATGCGTCGTTGTATGCCCAAGAGTGAAATGAGCATTACACCTCTGCGCCATGCTGGTTTAGGTTTGGATACTTACACTCAAGCAACCTCTCCCATCCGCCGCTACAGTGATTTGCTTACCCACTTTCAACTGAAAGCCCATTTGCGCGGTGAAGTTCTGCCATTTTCCGCAGATCAACTTAAAGAAGTGATGATGAATGTTACCAGCATTACCCAAGAGGTGACGATGGTAGAACGGCAAACGAATAGATATTATGCTCTAGAGTATTTACGCCGTCATCCAGAGGAAACTTGGGATGTAACTGTGTTGATGTGGCTGCGAGAAGACAGCAATTTGGCCCTAATTTTGATCGAAGATTTAGGTTTACAATTACCAATGGTTTTCAAACGTTCTGTTAACTTGGGCGAACAGATAGTGGTGAAAGTTAGCCATGCCGATCCGCAAAAAGATATGATCCAGTTTCAAGAAATAATTTATCAAGAAGCTCAAACTGCGGCGAATTAA